Proteins from one Podospora pseudocomata strain CBS 415.72m chromosome 4, whole genome shotgun sequence genomic window:
- a CDS encoding hypothetical protein (COG:G; EggNog:ENOG503P254), with protein sequence MPTYVHLVRHAQGYHNLCQENHALPDPDLTDLGKRQCEELYQSFPYHDKITHLVASPLRRTIYTCLLSFNPDIAPGKPRVIALPDIQEVSPFPCDTGSEPAKLLDEFPDDKVVDLGLVKEGWNDKGPGSEYAPEPRKLFERARRAREWFRDLGRDYAGEGEVNIVAMTHGGFLHFLTEDFEGVDYGRGTGWGNTEWRSYEVVEENGEVRLRETGESARRRRGSKEGLTETEQMELRAAFAGAVEREFGMGEAIEEEE encoded by the coding sequence atGCCAACCTACGTCCACCTTGTCCGCCACGCGCAGGGTTACCACAACCTCTGCCAGGAAAACCACGCGCTCCCCGACCCGGACTTGACAGACCTTGGCAAGCGGCAGTGTGAGGAATTGTATCAATCTTTTCCGTATCACGACAAGATTACGCATCTGGTGGCCTCCCCGTTACGTCGCACGATTTACACTTGTTTGTTGTCTTTCAACCCGGATATCGCGCCTGGTAAACCGAGGGTTATTGCCTTGCCTGATATACAGGAGgtctccccctttccatgCGACACGGGCTCCGAACCTGCAAAACTACTGGACGAGTTTCCTGATGAtaaggtggtggatttgggaTTGGTAAAAGAGGGGTGGAATGATAAAGGTCCGGGGAGTGAGTACGCTCCGGAGCCGAGAAAGTTGTTTGaacgggcgaggagggcgagggagtggTTTAgggatttggggagggattatgcgggggaaggggaggttaATATTGTTGCTATGACGCATGGGGGTTTTTTGCACTTTTTGACcgaggattttgagggggttgattaTGGGCGGGGGACGGGGTGGGGGAATACTGAGTGGCGGAGTtatgaggtggtggaggagaatggggaggtgaggctgagggagacgggggagagCGCGAGGCGACGGAGGGGGAGTAAGGAGGGGTTGACGGAGACGGAGCAGATGGAGTTGAGGGCGGCATttgcgggggcggtggagagggagtttgggatgggggaggctattgaggaggaggaatag